The genomic interval TTTGGCCGACAGCAGCAAACCGCGCCACATCCAGCATGCCCTGGTGCAGGTGGGCGAACGTATGGCGCGCAAGGATGCTTCCGCGCGGCAGTGGTACCCGCAACTGGTCAAACTGGCGGCCTCTCCGGTCGAAGAAATCCGCAACACCGACGCCTGGGTCATGGGACAGGACAATTCCCGTCCCGAATTCCATCAGGCCCTGTTGCTCCTGCTGAAGGACCCTTCCAGCACCGTACGGGGGAACGCGGCACTCTCGCTGGTGCGCTTCGGCGATGCGAGCGGCCGCCCACAGCTTCTGGCCCTTCTCCAGCCGGTCACTCTGACCGCCCCGAGTGCGGGCATTGTTTCCGACGCCGCCAAGCCGGAACAGACGGTGCGCGAAGGCGGGCTGGTGTCGCGGATCGGCAGCATCGAGGTCCGCGCTCCTTCCACCGGACGGGTCGTCTCGGTCAAGCCCAAGGGCGCCGCGGTCTCAGCCGGCGACCAACTTGCCGTCCTGGCCCCGCCCGTGGACCAGATATGGGAGGCACTGCGCGCCCTCTACCTGGTGGGCACGCCCGAAGACCTGTCCGTGGTCCGGAGCTATAAGCGTGACGCCCCGGACATACCGCAGCGCATCCACCAGCAGGCCGCGGAAACGGAGCGCGCCATCCTGGAGCGCGCAAGAGTCAATCCACCGAACCAATAGATAGCCGAGGGAGCCCATGCACGACCGACGTGATCGCCGACATTTCTTACGAGGAACAAGCGCAGCCCTGACCGCCATTGCCCTGACCCCAGCCACGGTTTTCGCGCAAGAGAAGGAAGAGCCCGAGGACGTCTCGCCGGTCGAAGACCTGATGCGGGAGCACGGGCTGCTCAACCGGCTGCTGCTGGTGTACGAGGCCTGCGGCCGCCGCCTTGCCGCCAAGAGCGGCTTCGATCCCGCGGTGCTGAACCAGGCCGCCGGCATCATCAAGGGCTTTATCGAGGACTATCACGAAAAGCTCGAGGAAGAGCACCTGTTCCCGCGCTTCGAGAAGGCAGGCAAGCTCACCGACCTGGTCGCCGTCCTGCGTACCCAGCACGCCGCCGGACGCAAAGTGACCGCTCGCATTCTGCAGGTCACGGCCGCCAAGGGGGCCCGGCGCCGCGCAGCCCCGCTTATCCGCGACATCAACCTCTTCGTCCACATGTACCGCCCCCACGAGGCGCGCGAGGACACGGTCCTGTTCCCTGCCCTGCATTCCATCGTCTCCCGCAACGAATATGACGCCCTGGGCGAGGACTTCGAGAAGAAGGAACACGAGCTCTTCGGCAAGGACGGCTTCGAGGGAATGGTGGACAAGGTCGCCGACTTGGAGAAGAAGCTCGGGATCTACGACCTGGCGCGGTTCACGCCGTCTTGAGATCCGCCCTGAGGCTCTTGAAGGATCAGCGGATACGAGGCATAGAATGTCGTGCCCTCGGTCTCACTCGACGTGAAATCGAGCGTCCCGCCAAGGTACTTGTCGGTCAAGAACCTCATGCTGTAGGTCCCCAGTCCCCGCCCGACGCCCTTGGTGGAGAACGAGCGGTTGAAGATCTGCAGCCGCACGTTCTCCGGCATGTACGTCCGGTTGTGCACCCAGAAGACGATGCGGACGCCATCCAGCTTGCACCCGATGGTGGCCGTGTCCCCCGCGGATGAGGCTTCCAGCGCGTTCTTCACCATGTTGCTCAGCACGCGGCTGAGCAGGCGCCGGTCGCTCTCGAAGATGATGTCAACGCTGGCGTCGTCGATGCGGAGGCGGCGGCCCTTCAGTAACTCATTGCGGCGGTAGGCGCCGGAGACGTCCTCCAGCAACTCCAAGGAGCGGACGGGCGCGATGCGCAGCTTCAGATCGCCGTTCTCCGCCGAGATGAGCTGCCTTTGGGCTTCGAGCTGATCCACCATCTCCTGCGCCAGGGCCCGGATGCGGCGCACATGTTCTTCGTGCGACTTCTCACCCTCCGGTATCCCGGGGGAACGCGTGCTGAGCAGCAACGACAGGCCTTGCAGCGCCATGGCGGTGTTGATCACATCGTGCAGGAAGATGCGTTCCAGCACCTGCCGGCGCTTCTCGTCCGCGATGTCGGCGATGCAGAAGAACGTGAATTGTTCCTTGTTGAAGGTCACCGGCCAGGCCCAGACCCGCAGGTCCAGGGCCCGTTCTCCGCCGCCCTCATTCACGTTCAGATGGCACTCCTCACTCGCAGAGCGCCCCGACTGGCTCTGCAGGATGGCTTTCACGGCGCCGCAGCAACTGCAAAAGCGTGTGGTGCCGCATCCGGCCTCGGACTCATGCCCATGCTTGCACCCGAAGAGCTCTCCCGGCCGCAGGCCCAGGACCAGGGCGCGATCCGGACGGTGGGTGACCTGCAGGACCGCCTTGTTGGCGTAAACGATCTGCCGCTCGGAGTTGAGGACGAGGACCATGTCAGGGACATAGTCCATGAGCTGGAGAAAGATGCGGGAGCCGGTGAAGTGGGCAGCCTGGCGGGCCACCATCTCGGGGGCAGCACGCGCCGCGGGGGCAAACTCGGTGGTCTCGGATTCAACCATATCCCATCGCCCAGGAAGACCCCGACGCCTCCCATCGTGCCACCGGCCGGTGGGGCGCACGGTGATTGATGTCACCGTTGGCAGTGACGTACCGGGAATGGAGCCAAGCACTTCCGACGCTACGCGCCCTCTCGGTATAATCCGCGCAACTGGAGATGGGATGGCGATAGCCGCAGGTTCCCGTTTTGGCCCTTACGAGCTTGTTTCGCTCCTTGGAGCCGGCGGAATGGGCGAGGTGTATCGGGCGCACGACCCGCGTCTCCGTCGCGACGTGGCCGTGAAGGTGCTGCCGTCATCCCTGGCGGCGGATGCCGACCGGCTGCGCCGCTTTCAGCAGGAGGCGCAGGCCACCAGCCGGCTCAATCATCCCAATATCCTCACCGTCTACGACGTTGGCCAGCAGGATGGCATACCGTACATCGTCTCCGAGTTGCTGGAGGGTGAGACCTTGCGGCAGCGGCTCACGCGAGAGCGCTTGCCGCTGCGGCGGACCATTGAATTCGCCATCCAGATCGCGCGCGGACTGGCCGCTGCTCACGAGCGGGGAATCATCCATCGCGACCTGAAGCCAGAGAACGTCTTTGTCACCCGGGACGGACATACAAAGATCCTGGATTTCGGATTGGCCAAGCTGGCCCGCGGCGAAAGTGCGGGCAATGAAGGAACAACCCTGGCTGCCAACACGCAGGCTGGCGTCATGCTGGGGACGGTGGGCTATCTGTCGCCCGAGCAGGCGCGCGGATTGCCCAGCGACCACCGCACCGACATCTTCAGTTTTGGAGCAACCCTCTATGAGATGGTGACCGGGTGTCGCGCCTTCCAGGCAAACACGGCCGTGGATACCATCACGAAAGTGCTCACCGCAGATCCTCCCGCTCCGTCGGAAAGCGATCACCGCGTTCCCCCGGCGCTCGACCGCATCATCCTGCATGCCCTCGAGAAAGACCCCGACCAAAGATTCCAAACCATGCGGGATATCGTCTTCGTTCTCGAGGGGATCTCCGACACCTCATCGGCTACCGCGGCTATCATCCCGGTTGCGTCCAAGCGGCGGTGGCCCGCTGCTCTCCTGCTCCTGGCGCCGGCGATAGCGGTGCTACTGGGTTATCTCTGGCTGCGCCCGCGCCCTGCACCGGTTCCCGAAAAGACCGCGCCGGTGGTGCTGCAACGGCTGACGGACTTCGTCGGCATGGAACAGTCGCCGGCGGTCTCGCCCGATGGCAAGGCCGTGGCGTTTTCGGCGGGCGCAGGCACGCCGCATCTCTGGGTGAAGCTGCTGGCCGGGGGCGCCCCACTGAAGATCACGCGCGACGATGTGCCCCATCTTTATCCACGCTGGTCACCGGACTCGGGCTCCCTCATCTATTTCTCTCCTGCGAAGACACCGGAGACGCAGGGCGGTGCGATCTACGACATCCCTGCGCTCGGTGGAAGCCCCCGGCGCTTGGCCAGCAGCTTCACCGGCGGAGACATCAGTCATGACGGAAAGCGGATCGCTTATCTCCGCCGAGAAGGCAACAAAGAGCCGGAGCTGGTGGTCGCCGACCGGAACGGGAGCAACCCGCGCGTAGTGGCCGCGCTATCCCAGGCCTTTGACTACGGCTTCCCTCGGTGGTCTCCTGACGACCGGCTGATCGCCTATGAGCGCGGCCGCGTATTCAGCTACGACATCTTTGCCGTTGACGCCGCGGGAGGCGAACCACGGCAGATCACCCATGATCTCAAGTTCGTGGCGGGATACTCGTGGCTGCCGGACGGATCCGGCGTCGTGTGCAGCTCCTCGCAGAATACCACAGCGCTTTACTTGCCGAACATGGACCTGTTCGTCGCCAAGCTGGACGGCAGCCCGGTGCGGCAGCTGACGTTCAGCGATACCAGTTTTCTCGATCCGGACGTGGGCAGCAACGGGCAGGTGTTCGTCACTCAAATGCGGCGGGACTTTGACGTGTGGAAAATCCCCATCGACGGACCGCCCGCCGAGAATGTGCGTCGGGCCATCCAGGTGACGAGCCAGACAGGACAAGTGCAGACACCATCGCTCAGCCCCGATGGCCGCGAAATGGTGTACCTGTCAGAGCTCGGCGGGCATAGCAATTTGTGGGTCATGAAGCTCGATGGTTCGAGAGAAGTCCGGCAGATCACCTTCGAGCAGGACCCCCAGGTCGCCGTGGGAGTGCCGGTATGGTCGCCCGACGGACGTCATATCACGTTCTTCACGCGCAGGCCCGGCACCAGGATCGGCGACCAGTGGGTGGTGGATCCGGACGGTTCCAACCAGCGACGGCTGGTCGCCGAGGGCGGCTGGGCCGCCTGGTCACATGACGGAAAGTGGCTGTACGTTTCCCCCCAGGGGCGCGAAGATGAGCCGTACAAGATCACCAAAGTCCCGGTAGACGGCGGGGAGCCGGTGCAGGTGCGCACCGACAGCTCCTTCCTAGGTTCGGCGCCAGCTCCTGACGGCAAAACCCTGTATTTGCTCCGGATGGGCAGCCGGGCGGGTGGGCAAGACGTGGAAATCCTGGTTGCGAAACCGGAAGACGCTCCATCGCAACTCCTTGCCCGGATCCCGGCTCCGCGGCTGCCGCTCGCCTACCTGATGCAACCCGTGATCTCGCCGGACGGCAAATGGCTGGCCATTATGCTGGCAGACGGTGTCACCACCAACCTTTACCTCCTGCCCACGGCTGGCGGGCCCCTCCGCCAGGTGACGGATTTCGGCCAGACCGCCACCGAGATTGCGCGGCGGGTCTCCTGGTCCTCCGACTCGAAGTACATTTACGCCGCAGTGGCACGCATGGATGCCGATGTGGTCGTGGTCCAGAATCTACTGCAACACTGACGACCTTTCATCGGCTGGATACAAGCGGAGGGCTTGTCACAGGCTCTCAGTACGACATCGGGCCGACTTCCTTTTCGACCTCGGCGGTGTCCA from Terriglobales bacterium carries:
- a CDS encoding hemerythrin domain-containing protein, which translates into the protein MHDRRDRRHFLRGTSAALTAIALTPATVFAQEKEEPEDVSPVEDLMREHGLLNRLLLVYEACGRRLAAKSGFDPAVLNQAAGIIKGFIEDYHEKLEEEHLFPRFEKAGKLTDLVAVLRTQHAAGRKVTARILQVTAAKGARRRAAPLIRDINLFVHMYRPHEAREDTVLFPALHSIVSRNEYDALGEDFEKKEHELFGKDGFEGMVDKVADLEKKLGIYDLARFTPS
- a CDS encoding PAS domain-containing sensor histidine kinase; translated protein: MVESETTEFAPAARAAPEMVARQAAHFTGSRIFLQLMDYVPDMVLVLNSERQIVYANKAVLQVTHRPDRALVLGLRPGELFGCKHGHESEAGCGTTRFCSCCGAVKAILQSQSGRSASEECHLNVNEGGGERALDLRVWAWPVTFNKEQFTFFCIADIADEKRRQVLERIFLHDVINTAMALQGLSLLLSTRSPGIPEGEKSHEEHVRRIRALAQEMVDQLEAQRQLISAENGDLKLRIAPVRSLELLEDVSGAYRRNELLKGRRLRIDDASVDIIFESDRRLLSRVLSNMVKNALEASSAGDTATIGCKLDGVRIVFWVHNRTYMPENVRLQIFNRSFSTKGVGRGLGTYSMRFLTDKYLGGTLDFTSSETEGTTFYASYPLILQEPQGGSQDGVNRARS
- a CDS encoding protein kinase — translated: MAIAAGSRFGPYELVSLLGAGGMGEVYRAHDPRLRRDVAVKVLPSSLAADADRLRRFQQEAQATSRLNHPNILTVYDVGQQDGIPYIVSELLEGETLRQRLTRERLPLRRTIEFAIQIARGLAAAHERGIIHRDLKPENVFVTRDGHTKILDFGLAKLARGESAGNEGTTLAANTQAGVMLGTVGYLSPEQARGLPSDHRTDIFSFGATLYEMVTGCRAFQANTAVDTITKVLTADPPAPSESDHRVPPALDRIILHALEKDPDQRFQTMRDIVFVLEGISDTSSATAAIIPVASKRRWPAALLLLAPAIAVLLGYLWLRPRPAPVPEKTAPVVLQRLTDFVGMEQSPAVSPDGKAVAFSAGAGTPHLWVKLLAGGAPLKITRDDVPHLYPRWSPDSGSLIYFSPAKTPETQGGAIYDIPALGGSPRRLASSFTGGDISHDGKRIAYLRREGNKEPELVVADRNGSNPRVVAALSQAFDYGFPRWSPDDRLIAYERGRVFSYDIFAVDAAGGEPRQITHDLKFVAGYSWLPDGSGVVCSSSQNTTALYLPNMDLFVAKLDGSPVRQLTFSDTSFLDPDVGSNGQVFVTQMRRDFDVWKIPIDGPPAENVRRAIQVTSQTGQVQTPSLSPDGREMVYLSELGGHSNLWVMKLDGSREVRQITFEQDPQVAVGVPVWSPDGRHITFFTRRPGTRIGDQWVVDPDGSNQRRLVAEGGWAAWSHDGKWLYVSPQGREDEPYKITKVPVDGGEPVQVRTDSSFLGSAPAPDGKTLYLLRMGSRAGGQDVEILVAKPEDAPSQLLARIPAPRLPLAYLMQPVISPDGKWLAIMLADGVTTNLYLLPTAGGPLRQVTDFGQTATEIARRVSWSSDSKYIYAAVARMDADVVVVQNLLQH